A stretch of Spirosoma oryzicola DNA encodes these proteins:
- a CDS encoding NUDIX domain-containing protein — MQPSRSVDLSDNRSEAARKDVLNLYGNRLRLRVCGLYRVEDRLLLVRHRGVGPAGSFWSPPGGGAQFGESAPVALKREFAEETGLAIRVGELLFVNEFIAAPLHALELFFAVQATGGLLTKGIDPEMNLNNQIIDEVRFMSFAEIKSHPAEEMHALFRCCQSLDDVFQLRGYLH; from the coding sequence ATGCAACCCAGTCGTTCGGTGGATTTGTCGGATAATCGCTCGGAAGCTGCCAGGAAAGACGTCTTGAACCTGTACGGCAATCGCTTACGGCTACGGGTGTGCGGTCTTTACCGAGTGGAAGATCGCTTGTTGCTCGTGCGGCACCGGGGAGTGGGGCCGGCGGGTTCATTCTGGAGCCCCCCCGGTGGCGGAGCCCAGTTTGGCGAGTCGGCCCCCGTGGCTTTGAAGCGGGAATTTGCGGAAGAAACCGGGTTGGCGATTCGCGTTGGTGAACTGTTGTTCGTCAATGAGTTTATAGCCGCCCCGCTTCACGCGCTTGAGCTATTTTTTGCTGTACAAGCTACCGGTGGGTTGCTGACGAAAGGGATTGACCCGGAAATGAATCTGAACAATCAGATCATTGATGAGGTTCGATTCATGAGCTTTGCCGAAATAAAGAGCCACCCAGCCGAAGAAATGCACGCTTTGTTTCGCTGCTGCCAGTCGCTGGACGACGTGTTTCAACTGCGGGGGTACTTGCATTAG
- a CDS encoding CBS domain-containing protein — MKIRQILQGKAVNALYSVSSNETVLDAIKLMADKNIGAVLVVDNGKLVGIFSERDYARKIILKDRHSSDTRVADVMTAHVITIEPEQSLEECMIIMSDRHIRHLPVMDMDTLVGIISINDVVTAIIRDQKTRIDSLESYISGSLY, encoded by the coding sequence ATGAAAATACGACAAATTCTCCAGGGGAAAGCGGTAAACGCGTTGTATAGTGTTTCGTCCAATGAAACCGTATTGGACGCGATCAAGCTCATGGCCGATAAAAACATTGGCGCTGTGTTGGTTGTCGATAACGGAAAGCTAGTAGGTATCTTCTCCGAGCGCGATTACGCCCGTAAGATCATCCTGAAAGACCGCCATTCGAGTGACACCCGCGTGGCCGATGTAATGACGGCGCACGTGATTACGATTGAACCCGAACAGTCGCTGGAAGAATGCATGATCATTATGTCTGATCGGCACATTCGTCATCTACCCGTTATGGATATGGATACCTTAGTCGGTATTATCTCGATCAATGACGTGGTAACGGCCATTATACGCGACCAGAAGACGCGGATCGATTCACTGGAAAGCTACATTTCGGGAAGTCTGTACTAA
- a CDS encoding ATP-dependent DNA helicase — protein sequence MNETQTAAQLLAKRFPYKPTSGQQQFFEQIGAFITREEFEHYRDCFLLRGYAGTGKTTLVGTLIKVLPRFGYKSVLLAPTGRAAKVMFNYAKKPAQTIHRKIYRQVADPGSGTLAFQRQKNYHEDTLFIVDEASMISDEADFGGKGLLTDLIDYVFEGPGNKLLLVGDTAQLPPVGRELSPALDRGFLSSAFDMTVYEQELTEVMRQDEESGILYNATSLRLLLGDTEPTPKAIGFDALLSDNSSSTTTEVPPIQLNVRSFSDVYKMPLTKLEDGIRYAYDKYGRENTVILCRSNKTAVQYNQFVRRMIDQCEEELDAGDMLMIARNNYTTLDEDSPAGFLANGEFAEVLKIRNKEEMHGFRFATVTLRLVDYEEQPDFEAKILLDTLHTPVPSLTSEQHKALYESVMKDYFYIKSKKERAEAVRRDPYLNALQVKFAYALTCHKAQGGQWSAVFVDQGFLPDGQVNNEFVRWLYTALTRATDEAFLMNFNAQFFG from the coding sequence ATGAATGAAACCCAGACGGCTGCGCAATTGCTGGCCAAACGTTTTCCTTACAAACCGACTTCCGGGCAACAGCAATTCTTTGAACAGATTGGTGCGTTCATCACGCGCGAAGAGTTTGAACATTACCGCGACTGTTTTTTACTGCGCGGTTACGCCGGAACGGGTAAAACCACCCTCGTCGGAACCCTCATTAAAGTATTACCACGTTTTGGTTATAAATCGGTGCTGCTGGCCCCTACGGGTCGGGCGGCTAAAGTAATGTTCAATTACGCCAAAAAACCAGCTCAGACAATCCACCGGAAGATTTATCGCCAGGTGGCCGATCCGGGCTCAGGTACATTGGCGTTTCAGCGGCAGAAGAATTACCACGAAGACACGCTCTTTATCGTAGATGAAGCCTCGATGATCTCCGACGAAGCCGATTTTGGCGGCAAAGGTTTGCTTACCGATTTGATTGATTATGTGTTCGAAGGGCCGGGCAACAAGTTATTGCTCGTTGGCGATACCGCGCAGTTACCTCCCGTTGGCCGGGAACTGAGTCCGGCGCTTGACCGGGGGTTTCTTTCCAGCGCGTTCGACATGACCGTCTACGAACAGGAGCTGACCGAGGTGATGCGCCAGGACGAAGAATCAGGTATTCTTTACAACGCAACCAGCCTGCGTCTGCTGCTCGGGGATACGGAGCCAACCCCCAAAGCAATCGGGTTCGACGCGCTCCTGAGCGATAACAGCAGTTCAACCACAACCGAAGTCCCTCCTATTCAGCTTAATGTGCGGTCGTTCAGCGATGTATACAAGATGCCACTCACCAAGCTGGAAGACGGCATCCGGTACGCTTACGATAAATACGGTCGGGAGAATACGGTGATTCTCTGTCGTTCAAACAAAACAGCGGTTCAGTACAACCAGTTTGTTCGGCGGATGATTGACCAATGCGAAGAAGAACTCGACGCGGGCGATATGCTGATGATTGCCCGCAACAATTACACAACGCTGGACGAAGACTCCCCCGCTGGTTTTCTGGCAAACGGAGAATTTGCCGAGGTGCTTAAGATCAGAAACAAGGAAGAAATGCACGGCTTTCGGTTTGCCACGGTTACCCTACGCCTGGTGGACTACGAAGAACAACCGGACTTTGAGGCCAAAATCCTGCTCGACACGCTGCACACTCCCGTTCCGTCGCTGACATCGGAGCAGCACAAAGCGCTCTACGAAAGCGTGATGAAGGATTATTTTTACATCAAAAGCAAGAAAGAGCGGGCCGAAGCAGTCCGACGCGATCCTTACCTGAATGCCTTGCAGGTAAAGTTTGCCTATGCCCTTACCTGTCATAAAGCCCAGGGGGGCCAGTGGAGCGCGGTTTTTGTCGATCAGGGGTTCCTACCCGATGGCCAGGTGAACAACGAATTTGTTCGCTGGCTTTACACCGCCCTTACCCGCGCCACCGACGAAGCGTTTTTGATGAATTTTAACGCGCAATTTTTTGGTTAA
- a CDS encoding DUF4126 domain-containing protein — protein sequence MSIQWIMSACIGVGLAACCGFRVFVPLLIASVATKLGFIGTVAGFEWLSDWPALFGLSLATIFEIGAYYIPWLDNLLDTLATPASVIAGTVLSTSFLHIDNSLVHWGLGLMLGGGSAGIVQAGTSLLRLGSTATTGGVANPVVATGENVASFGLSLFTIFLPLIGAVIIGAVLIFIIGRLLAKRKVWFTRASRKPAGGSITQIPRSSNGRA from the coding sequence ATGTCCATTCAATGGATTATGAGCGCCTGTATCGGCGTAGGTCTGGCTGCCTGCTGTGGTTTTCGCGTCTTTGTTCCCTTACTCATTGCCAGTGTAGCTACTAAGCTGGGATTTATTGGCACGGTAGCGGGCTTTGAGTGGCTCAGTGACTGGCCTGCTTTATTCGGCTTATCACTGGCAACAATCTTCGAGATTGGAGCTTACTACATTCCCTGGCTCGACAACCTGCTGGATACACTCGCAACCCCCGCATCCGTCATTGCGGGGACTGTACTAAGCACATCCTTTTTACACATTGATAACTCACTGGTCCATTGGGGGTTAGGGCTTATGCTGGGTGGTGGTTCGGCGGGTATCGTGCAGGCAGGAACCAGTTTGCTTCGACTGGGCTCGACTGCGACCACGGGTGGTGTTGCCAACCCGGTTGTCGCTACCGGCGAGAACGTTGCCTCATTTGGTCTTTCCTTGTTTACTATTTTCTTGCCGCTTATTGGAGCGGTCATCATCGGAGCCGTCCTTATCTTTATCATTGGTCGGTTGCTCGCCAAACGAAAAGTGTGGTTTACGCGCGCTTCCCGTAAACCGGCAGGTGGTTCCATCACCCAGATACCGCGTAGCAGTAATGGCCGGGCCTAG
- the htpG gene encoding molecular chaperone HtpG, translated as MEAVQNEKGQISIHTENIFPIIKKFLYSDHEIFLRELVSNAVDATQKLRQLASFGEFGGELGDLKVTVSLNEEAKTITISDNGIGMTADEIKKYINQIAFSGASDFLEKYKDKTDDKGQIIGHFGLGFYSAFMVAEKVEIITKSYRDNAEAARWICDGSTEFELTAAERAERGTDIILYIAPDSEEFLNKGRIRGILDKYARFLPVTVEFDGQVVNNTTPIWTKAPSELTDEDYKTFYRELYPMSEEPLFWIHLNVDYPFNLTGILYFPRVKNELRFQREKIQLYSRQVFITDEVKDVVPDFLMMLHGVIDSPDIPLNVSRSFLQADANVKKINGYITRKVADKLNDLFNADRKAFEEKFDDIGLFIKYGILSDDKFWEKAKNFVLLKNTEGQYATLDEYREKIQANQLDKNDTLVVLYTTDPKQQDAYIESARRRGYDVLLLNTVIDPHFINALEQKLEKINFQRVDADTLDKLIDKGINNESVLSEDDKTKLKETFEQVLNNKMLNVSIEAQPTDELPVTITMPEFMRRMKDMSALSGEQSFYGNLPVTYNVVVNANHPLIGKVLAETDADAQKSLVKQVYDLALLSQNMLTGADLTAFVRRTVATL; from the coding sequence ATGGAAGCCGTTCAAAACGAAAAAGGGCAGATTTCGATCCATACCGAGAATATCTTCCCGATTATCAAGAAATTTCTTTACTCCGACCACGAAATTTTTCTGCGTGAATTAGTGTCAAACGCCGTAGATGCTACCCAAAAGTTGCGTCAACTGGCTTCGTTTGGTGAATTTGGCGGGGAGCTAGGTGATCTGAAAGTGACGGTTTCGCTCAACGAAGAAGCCAAAACGATTACCATTAGTGACAATGGAATCGGGATGACCGCCGATGAAATCAAGAAATACATCAACCAGATTGCTTTCTCGGGCGCGTCTGACTTTCTGGAGAAGTATAAAGACAAAACGGACGACAAAGGGCAGATCATCGGTCATTTTGGCTTAGGTTTTTACTCGGCCTTTATGGTAGCCGAGAAAGTAGAAATTATTACCAAATCGTACCGGGACAACGCCGAGGCCGCCCGCTGGATCTGCGATGGATCGACCGAGTTTGAGCTGACGGCTGCCGAGCGCGCGGAACGGGGAACGGACATCATTCTTTACATTGCCCCCGATTCGGAAGAATTTCTCAACAAAGGCCGCATCCGGGGAATCCTCGACAAATACGCTCGCTTCCTGCCCGTCACGGTGGAATTCGATGGGCAGGTGGTGAACAACACAACGCCGATCTGGACCAAGGCACCGTCTGAATTGACCGACGAAGATTACAAAACGTTCTACCGGGAGCTATACCCGATGAGCGAAGAACCGCTCTTCTGGATTCACCTGAACGTCGATTACCCCTTCAACCTGACCGGTATCCTGTACTTCCCCCGGGTTAAGAACGAGTTGCGGTTCCAGCGCGAAAAAATTCAGCTGTACAGCCGTCAGGTGTTTATTACCGATGAGGTAAAAGACGTAGTGCCTGATTTTCTGATGATGCTGCACGGTGTTATCGACTCGCCGGACATTCCGCTCAACGTATCGCGGAGCTTCTTACAGGCCGACGCCAACGTCAAGAAAATCAACGGCTATATCACCCGTAAGGTAGCGGATAAGCTGAACGATCTGTTCAACGCCGACCGGAAAGCGTTTGAGGAGAAGTTTGACGATATCGGTCTGTTCATCAAATATGGTATTCTAAGCGACGACAAGTTTTGGGAGAAAGCCAAAAATTTCGTGTTGCTGAAAAATACGGAAGGCCAATACGCCACCCTCGACGAGTACCGGGAAAAAATTCAGGCAAACCAACTCGATAAAAACGATACCCTGGTCGTTCTTTACACTACGGATCCGAAGCAGCAGGATGCGTACATTGAGTCGGCACGTCGCCGGGGATACGATGTTCTGTTGCTGAACACGGTAATTGATCCGCATTTTATCAATGCGCTCGAACAAAAGCTGGAAAAAATAAACTTCCAGCGTGTTGACGCCGATACGCTGGATAAGCTGATCGACAAAGGAATCAACAACGAGAGTGTTTTGTCGGAAGACGATAAAACAAAGCTCAAGGAAACGTTTGAGCAGGTGCTTAACAACAAAATGCTGAACGTGAGCATTGAAGCGCAGCCAACGGACGAATTACCCGTTACCATTACGATGCCGGAATTTATGCGTCGGATGAAAGACATGTCGGCCTTATCGGGTGAGCAGTCGTTCTATGGTAACCTGCCGGTGACGTATAACGTGGTGGTCAATGCGAACCACCCACTGATTGGTAAAGTGCTGGCCGAAACGGATGCTGATGCGCAGAAGTCGCTGGTGAAGCAGGTGTACGATCTGGCGTTATTGTCGCAGAACATGCTGACCGGTGCTGACCTGACGGCCTTTGTTCGTCGCACCGTTGCCACGCTGTAG